In Arachis hypogaea cultivar Tifrunner chromosome 7, arahy.Tifrunner.gnm2.J5K5, whole genome shotgun sequence, the genomic window ACTTATACAATTGCAAatctttaacatttttttaataaagtaaaATGCATAAATAACATTAGCATGTTAaatttgggattatttaagttaagAAGCTATGTATTTGTGATTAATGGTATCAGAAGTAATAATATTCATGGTGTAGCCAAAATAATTTAGATCAAAAGGTTTGAGTATTTAGAGATTAgggattataataaattaaatttaaaagttgttaagttaagaatttaagatttaagatttaaaagGTATATATATGATTCACGTTTTCatatctaaattatttaattttattagtaataaaattaatgtacatttttttattgttctcATAAATAacaatctttttcttttattttaattgttctcatagcatatttaaaatataagtaatatattgtagataaaaaaaatgaatcatCTGTGTGGTTAGCGTTTACGATAATTAGCATAATTATACAaattttagggtttatatttaattataaagattaaaatttattttgggcaaacaaaaaaaatagttgCAAATATAGAGGATATGTAGTTCTTCTAtttattaattaagtaatttataattaattaaatatcatTTGTAATAATATTAGTTTATGGTTTTCAATTTCtcacataaaatttaatttcgtTACTTTTTTTAGTGTTTAGTATAAAATTCTTTGCTTACAAGttacaataataattttttaacgaTTTTCATGGTTCTTAAAATATCTATGAAATATAAATAATGTATCGTAGATTAAAAAATAACGGGATCATTTTATAGTTAGCGATTATGATAATTAACTTAAtcattagattttaaaatttaccaACTAAGAGAGAATTTACTCTTTTTTTGTAAATGTTAAAGACTTATAATTATATAAACATAGTATAGATTTTCACACTTCACTATTTAAGATTTTGTTTTACAAATGTTATCAATGGTAACGACTTTcttcattttaattaatatttttattttaatattattacaaaTGATAACAATTGTTTATAATAGATTCTTGAGCATTAGACATtacaatgtttattatttttattttcgtacTGCATACAATATTTACTACTTTATTTTGcatcatctctttttttttttaaccagtTCTAGATATTTAATTTACTGAGTATTCAATTACTATATATTTCGTCTTACTTTGACACACATTTTTTGAAATAtactattataattttatttttttgtttgttgtcCATTTCACTCAAAGCCCAatccataaaaaaaaatagttttaggACATGTGATTACTACTCTGCCATTGTGGTCATATTTCGATTCTTGAAATTAGTTATATCTAGCCAACTTTTTCATACATGTATCTTAATCTTATTGGCCAGTCAACTATAGATAACCTTAGCCACCACAAAACATAGTCACCAGAAAACTCACCTATATATGATTACACTTTACATTCTTTCATCACTCTATATATGTTAGCTAGCTTATTATTAGTTTTGTAATAATAACAAGTTTTATTTTGAGAAAAGAAAACtagttttattgttattattattattattaattgttatatatatttcgaAATACATAGAATTAAACTCGTTAGAAAGATATGGTTGTAAAGAGGAGTGATGATGAAGAATCATTGTTTGAGACAACCAAATCAAGAGGGAGCTTCCTACATAGGGTGTTCTCAGTGTCTTTGTTTGTCGCCATCTGCTTTGTCTATGCTTACCGGTTGACCCACATACCCACTGGTGGGGAAGACCACGGCGGCGGCGAAGATTACTACTATGGCACATGGACTTGGCTCGGGTTGCTCGCGGCGGAGCTGTGGTTCGGCCTCTACTGGGTCTTGACTCAAGCCGTCCGGTGGAACTTAGTGTTTAGGAAAACCTTCAAAAAGAGACTCGCTCAAAGGtatcattttataattttttttttgaaaataggaaGATTTGAATTCTAAAAAAACTATaatatttgagttataactcctTGACAACTATCACTTtatattaagaaaatatttaataataaaaaatattaataaaaaattgtcaAAACTTAGTAGTCCTTTTAACATCTTTGACATTATGACCTtgcaaataataaaaattcaacaTGACTCATCTCTTATTATTTTCTAAGTGTatcacttttatatatatatatagtatttaccTGAATACTAAACATCAATCgtcaattaattattatgtataaaaatatatatttaatattttttagttaaaaatatatcattataaacaaatttaatttgattatttgtttattgtaggtttaattattttattataataagttaagtttgattattttaataatactatacatttattaataaataaatatataataatttattcagTGGTTGAATTTTAGTTTATATATAGAGGTTTTTTGTTGTATCACTAAATTTTACTATTGACCAAAGAGAGAAGAATGACAAAAGCCACCCACATAAAAGATCTATCAATAAATATATCAAAAGTATAATAAAACTTGAACCAAATAAAGATATTGTGGTTATAATTAATAATAGGGGAATGCTAGGGGGACAATGACTTTGTTGAACAATGTGAACaatcaccaatcaaataaaaacacactacacctccaaattaaacttctaaattttaatattaaaataaccatccgtacactagtaaaatgaacatccgatatatctattgtttacattgtttaatatttttattgtttacctatacttttccttaataataaaatatttatatatgtattagtAAGATATATTTAACATATATAGTAGTGATAATAAGACaatcaataatataataattataattaatggtgtaaataaaataataacagataTGAAGAAAGCAAGTTACCAGAAGTGGACATATTTGTGTGCACAGCAGATCCAGAAGTTGAGCCACCAATAATGGTGATCAACACAGTGCTGTCTCATATGGCTTATGACTATCCTTCTGAGAAGCTCAGTGTTTATCTCTCTGATGATGCTGCTTCTGATCTCACTTTCTATGCTCTTTTGGAGGCTTCTCTCTTTGCTAAGCATTGGTTACCTTTCTGCAAGAAATTCAATGTTCAACCTACGTCTCCAGCTGCTTATTTTAATAATATCCTTCTTCACCATAATCATGCTACTAAAGAATTCGCAAACATTAAGGTATAATCATGTAACTTTAATGTATTTTCGTCAAATTCATATTTCAGGTATAATCGTGTAActttaatgtgtatatatatatatatatatatatatatatatatatatatatatatatatatatatatatatttttgggtGGATGGTgaaattagtttctaaaaaatatatcattttctaaattcgttgttaaaaatttttatcaGTTTTAGCCTTTCaaagattataaattaattatttttgtctttctaTCATTTAATTAATAGTTTATGTCAGTCAATAATTAATGATATAAAACATTAACTGATAGTAGGAGTGTATATGGTCCGGTCCGGCCCAAAAATTCGGTTTGACTCCGAACATTTTAAGGGCTAATTTAGTGTAATTTCATCGGGTCTAAGGTTGGATAAGAGTTTCAAAAATagatccggtcattatttcgggtcagaTCCggaccatagctcgggtcacccgaactcggcccagtggcccggtcatcataaacaattaatattttgtgttattagtgatggatgatggctattcttatgtggaatttaaatattataaacattaatattttgtgttattagtcattataagattataagttaatgttttatgtttaaaatgcataagactttagactaatgcataataatgtgttatttgtattgatttaaataatttggtgttattagacaatattaatattgattatggttatgctttaattttagagaagcgttggttcttgttatatttttttaagtgaattttactatgtgaattgtgaaataatggttggagattaagtgatttttacatgctaaagacccggttttcacccggtccGAAAGTACGTAGGTTTCATCGGATCTAAGATCAAGTTAGGGTATAAAAATTAGGCTCGGTCTATATTTTGGATTGGGTCTGGATTAAGCCAAACCCGGTGTGGCCCGGCCCATGTACACCCCTAACTGATAGTATATATGTACACCTGACATGTCTAATTGTACGCtctgtataaatatatttatgaaaatttatcaatttagtctatttttttaattatataatcctTAATTGTAATACAATCTAAGGAcactaaattgataaattttatttgttttggtctaattaaatatattaagtgTCATGTTAAGATATGAATTAATATTCCATGTCATCAATCATTTACGAAAATTATTCATTGagtaactgaaaaataaaaataattaatttataatttttaaatgactaatttaattgataaaatttttcaaaagataaatttaaataacGAACCATCTTTAATATATAAATGATCCTTAAAGCTATAGAAAAATTAAGTTTTAGTATAATGTCATGATGTACTTACTTTTGACAAGGCAATTTTGTGTTCATATATATTTAATGGTATAGAAATTATACgatgaaatgaaaaaaagaatTGAAGATGCAACTAAGTTGGGAAGAGTACCGAGTGAAGAAGGCTTGAAGCATCAAGGATTTTCTCAGTGGGATTCATATTCTTCTCGACGTGACCATGACACAATTCTtcaagtataataatataataacatgaTTTATTATACAACTTTTTCTATCAATTAATTAGGTGatcatttatattaattaattaatttgatattgTTATGATAACAGATAATACTGCATAAGAAGGAGCCTCATAATTCTAAAGATGAAGATGGGAATTATTTGCCAACTCTTGTGTATTTGGCTCGTGAGAAGAGACCCCAACATCATCACAATTTCAAAGCTGGAGCCATGAACTCCTTGGTATAGATGATTTATCATAATTTCACAGTCATCTAATAAAATTCATGCGGATAATTTTTTGaatagtaattttaaaaattagttacttTTATTGATATAGTAATACACTATTAGTTATTTGTTTGCATAAAAATTAAGTGCTAGTTTTATTAATACATACTAGtataaaatatgttttttgtccttaaaatttgcaattttctttaaaaatatttctaacaTTTAGTTACATTAGATTTTgtccttaaattttttatttgtattaaaattatctcttaacattaatttcatataaaatattaagaacaaaattaaataaaattacacGTTAGGAACAAAATTGAATTAATCGAAAACGTTagatacaaaattaaataaaattacacattatggatattttttaaaacaattccgaacattagggacaaaaagtatactttacccttatataatatatatgctaCATTAGTATAAATTATAccaatttcattaatgaaacattaTATTAATTCTTCTTATGTGGcacctaattaattaattgtagCTAAGGGTGTCATCAGTGATTAGCAATGCGAAGATCATTCTAAATGTAGATTGTGACATGTACTCAAACAGTTCAGAATCAGTGAAAGATGCTCTTTGCTTTTTGATGGATGAAGAGAAAGGCCATGAAATTGCTTTTGTGCAGTTTCCTCAGACTTTTGAGAACATTCTCAAGCATGACATATACAGCAGCACTCTATTATCAATTGTTGATGTGAGTCATCCCCTTCATCTTCACCAATATAATGAATTGAGAAATATTCAAACTTGTATTGAtgattattctattttatatgaAGGTGGAGATGCATGGTGCGGATCATTATGGTGGCCCTTTCTATATTGGAACATGCTGCTTTCATAGGAGAGATGCTCTAAGTGGGATGAAGTTTAGTGTTGGATACAAAAACGACTTGTTAAAGAGTGAGAGAGACTATTCCATAGAAGAAAACTTGCATGAATTAGAAGTAAAATCAAAGGCTCTAGCAAGTTGCACCTATGAGAAAAACACACTATGGGGAAAAGAGGTGCCTTATATCTCCATATCCTTTTTTAGTTGAACAAAATCCCTATTTATAAAATGAAATTTTCATATATGAGAAGAAGTTTATCCTGATATATTCATATGCACGCATATAAAAGTTGGTAAAATATcgtatgatttgaaaaacaaaaatactatatctatacaaaaaattaaccactaaatTAGTCGTTATAAATTTTTGTGTCTAAATATATGTTTCACATGTTATAGTAAAATCAAACTTGTAATAGATGAATAATCAAACTTGTTTACAGTAGTATAGTAAACAAATTATGAGatgtcaaatatatatttttatatgaagtgGTTTATTGATGGTTGATTTTTTATGTACCTGTAGAATAATTATTTGAaaaactaattgaaaattttaagaaaaccaAGATATCTTAAATCTTAATTTAAAAGATTTCTTAATATGCATGCTACAAATTAATGAATAATGGTTCATTCCAAATGTAGATGGGTGTGAGATATGGGTGTCTAGTGGAGGATGTGATGACAGGATTGTGTATACATTTGCAAGGATGGAAATCAGTGTACTATAGCCCACCAAGGAAGGCTTTCTATGGTGTTGCTCCAACCACCTTGCTTCAAGCACTTGTTCAGCACAAGAGATGGGCTGAAGGACAAGTTCAAATTCTTCTTTCTGAGCATTGTCCAGCATTATATGGCCATGGAAGGATCAGCTTAGGCCACCAATTGGGATATTCTTACTGCAATTGTTGGGCACTCACCTCCTTATCAAAGCTATATTACTCCATCATCCCTTCACTCTATCTCCTTAGAGGCATTCCCTTGTTTCCAAAGGTAATGTGATTATTTAGAAGTATCTTGCAATTACGTTTTTGTTGTATAACTTCATAATAAAGAATGTTTTATGTACTTATTTGTCTTATACACTGAATACATTTCTTGTGCTGATCAGATGTCTAGCATATGGTTCATACCTTTTGCATATGTAATAGTGGGTGAAAGTGCTCGCAGTTTGTTGGAGTTTGTGTTATTTGGAAGCACAATCCAAGGTTGGTGGAATGACCTAAGGATGGTGCTGTACAAGGGAACAAGCTCTTACCTATTTGCTCTCATAGACAGCATCTCCAAGTTATTTGGCCTTCCAGATTCTCCCTTTACAGTCACAGCTAAGGTCATGGAGGAAGATGTTTCCGAACGATACGAGAAACAAGTTATGGAGTTTGGAGCAGCTTCTCCATTGTTCACTGTATTGGCAACAATTGCATTGCTCAATTTGTTCTGTTTACTTGGCATTTTGAAGGAGTTAGCCCTTTGTGAAGACTGGTTTGAAACTTATAAGAAAATGTCCTTGCAAATTCTGTTGTGTGGGTTCTTGGTACTTATCAATATTCCTATATACCAAGGACTTTTCTTAAGGAAGGATAAGGGCAGATTGCCAAGCTCTATTGCCATTAAATCAACAGTATTGGCTCTAAGCACATGCATCCTCTTCAACATGTTGAAAGATTAAATTATTGTAATGTGTGCATTTGTCTTTTAtttggaagaaaaataaaataatttcataatGAAATAAGGGATTCTTATTGTCATTTGAAGGAATTGTATAATGTTTACTTTAGAAAGATGTACTAGAAGATCCATGGTGAAAGAAATTCGCTATCTTCTTAGCTAATTGTACGCAATAATACCATtttgattataattatattatgtataataCAGAATATTTAGGAAAGTAAGGTATGCATCAAATCAGGTTTGTAGAAAATCAAAGGAATAAAAATCTGTTGATAAAATAAGATTTGTTTAAATTATACAACAAGGAATACAATGTGAGAAGCAATCACTATAGGCCATAGCGCAAGACAGAAAAAAAAGGAAGCAATCTTTGCTCCTAATTATAAGGCACCACATCAATACAGATACGTACAGATAACATAATAGTCTGTTTTCTTAACTCTCCCCACAGTGCAACTCACTTTTACAGTACATAAACTTATATTCAAACAGAATTCATTTATGGCTCTGTAGCTCAGATCTTGGAAACACTGGGAGCTAGTTGGATATAAACATGTTCTTCTGTTCAGGCTTTTAGACAGGAGCAACCAATACTATGATTCTGCAGGAGGATTTTGTATGCAGCAAAACCATTTCTTCTGAAAATCAATTCATTCATGAGAAGGTTAACACGCTATACCTTACGATTAATTCAAGTACCACGCATCTATTCAATGATTACATTGCCATTTGACAATCTAAACTTGGACAAAGAAATAGAAAAACCTTCCTGAGTTAGTCTACAAGTGATCCCTGAGCTAGAACAACAAACTACACAGACAAGAATGATAAGGTTCATTACTTCATTACCTTATTACCTCATATACATCAAGGTGCCAGGTTATTTAGCTAAAATATACTTGTACTCAAGACAAGTTAGTGCAACATAGAGCAGAGCTTGTTAACTAATAATGTTCCTAAATCCATTTGAAATACATACACATGCATTATATACAATACACACACAGACAGCCACTCAAATATCCTAAACAATAGAAAACATTAAAGACATGCACAGGTTTAGAACATCTTACACTCGCAGTTTTGCCGGGATCTAATGCAGGCTTGGCAGTATGAGGATCAGCTTTTCCGGGTGACTCAGGTTTGCCACCAGTCTTCTTCTCATCCCTAGCTTTGTTAAAGATTACAGTGTACCCTTCCGCTGAAGCTGGATCATTAACATCCCATTCACCAAACTTAGGTAGTGGCTGACCCTTTTCCTGCTGTATATTAAGTCAACTCAGTTAACCAACATTCAAACCCTAGTAAACTTCAAAAGTAACTAATTCTCATTTTTCAACACAATTCAAAACTAAACCTGATGATTTAATCATAAACTTGAACTATCCATGGGAGAAATTAATCTAAAAGCAATTAACTAACACATCTAACTCGTTTCTATACTAACTGTTAATACATTGAACTCATCCCTCTCTGTGAGGtgtgttttctctcttctctttccccCAACCCTAGATCCAGGTAAGGAATGCTCTCTGCAATAAACTACATCATCTAACTCCGCAGTAAAAGATGTTCAGTCATCAATAGTCTTTGGATAAAGAGCAAAGCCACCTAACAGTGTTTAGTTCAGTGTATTGTTAACCTTATCTTCTCTTTAGATCTTAGATCTGAGATATATGTAAACTCCGTTGTTGTTTCATCACAGAGTTTAACCTAAAATTCGAACAATCGAAACGCAGATCATATCACCAAAATCAATCatcgaaattacaaaaaaatcataaaaatatagcGATTATCGAACCAAAATCAAGGAAATCGTAGCAGAAATAGCTAAACGCAATCATCGTCGAGGAATCGAGCAGAGCAAACAGAACCGATTAAGAGAAACATAATCGGTACAAATTTAGAATGACGCTAATCAGAAAATTCCagaggaagaaaaaaaatgaaataggaACACATACCGACATGAATACCGGATTGGAAAGATTTTCcgggaaaagaaaaaagagtgggAAAATAGAAGACGAGAAAATTTCAGAGACGAAATGAAAAGAAGAGTGTGCgtcttttgagagagagagagagagagagagagagaagagcgaGAATGGTTGGGACTAAGTGAAAGAAATTTTGGAGGCGCAGTGTTTGAGTTATAACGGCGTTTGCGTAACGTGTTAAACGGATGCCACAGTGAAGAAGGAATCAGTGACGGCGCGTCCAAACGGCGCCGTTTGACTTTAACGCTGTATTAGACTATTTTGAGTAAAAcagaaaaaaacagaaagaaaaagtttAGTAATGGAATCTATCTACTAATTATGCTTAACGCTAATGATAATCCTAAATTCCTAATGCttatataaaaatgttttatAATCAACTTGAGTAGGTATAGcagttaatttattaatttatttaaataaaagctAGGAGTTTAAATCATGTTTATATATATagcaatttattaatttataataaatttttaaataaaatttaaattcatacaAAATTAGTTTTCGATTTACTGAATTGATGGATACGGTAGGAAAAAAATATGGAAAGGTTTTATTGTTGTTAGCATGACCACATCAATCATGTAATGTCTACAActattttatcaatcaatttATTTAGTTATCAacttattcttatatttttttaattaattaatttgataaaaagtagtagtagtGCTCAATTTGTCTATGGTGGTACCCCATAAACTTTGATCATGTGTCAAGAGGAATATATTCTCACAAgtcatatatatcttttatttaagtCATGGCAAAATGACACTTGCATCAATCTAgttgtcttcttccttttttttttagcttTAAAGTTTTCCTAAAGTTATGAGTGTGTGTTCCTCATCATTTATTCCTCTTTACAAGGTCCTTTGGAAAATCTAAATTATAGAATTATGCAAATGGAAATACTATTAACTAGCTTATATAattttgggtaaagtatattttttgttcttaagtttagcaaaagttttaaaaatatctttaagttttattttgtttcaattttgtcctaaaaatttttgatttgcatcaaatatatccttgacggctaaattttctaaaaatctaagactaatctaacaataatgtatgaaaatgatgcttgatttgcttgtgttgagggttgttcttataaaattgttgttgaatcggtcttaaattttttaaaaaattagttgtcagggatatatttgatgcaaataaaaaacttttggaacaaaattgaaacaaaataaaatttaagagtattttttaaatttttgtcaaacttcatgaacaaaaatatactttaccctataatttttctat contains:
- the LOC112701817 gene encoding cellulose synthase-like protein E1 isoform X1, whose protein sequence is MVVKRSDDEESLFETTKSRGSFLHRVFSVSLFVAICFVYAYRLTHIPTGGEDHGGGEDYYYGTWTWLGLLAAELWFGLYWVLTQAVRWNLVFRKTFKKRLAQRYEESKLPEVDIFVCTADPEVEPPIMVINTVLSHMAYDYPSEKLSVYLSDDAASDLTFYALLEASLFAKHWLPFCKKFNVQPTSPAAYFNNILLHHNHATKEFANIKKLYDEMKKRIEDATKLGRVPSEEGLKHQGFSQWDSYSSRRDHDTILQIILHKKEPHNSKDEDGNYLPTLVYLAREKRPQHHHNFKAGAMNSLLRVSSVISNAKIILNVDCDMYSNSSESVKDALCFLMDEEKGHEIAFVQFPQTFENILKHDIYSSTLLSIVDVEMHGADHYGGPFYIGTCCFHRRDALSGMKFSVGYKNDLLKSERDYSIEENLHELEVKSKALASCTYEKNTLWGKEMGVRYGCLVEDVMTGLCIHLQGWKSVYYSPPRKAFYGVAPTTLLQALVQHKRWAEGQVQILLSEHCPALYGHGRISLGHQLGYSYCNCWALTSLSKLYYSIIPSLYLLRGIPLFPKMSSIWFIPFAYVIVGESARSLLEFVLFGSTIQGWWNDLRMVLYKGTSSYLFALIDSISKLFGLPDSPFTVTAKVMEEDVSERYEKQVMEFGAASPLFTVLATIALLNLFCLLGILKELALCEDWFETYKKMSLQILLCGFLVLINIPIYQGLFLRKDKGRLPSSIAIKSTVLALSTCILFNMLKD
- the LOC112701818 gene encoding protein NOI4 isoform X2, which translates into the protein MSEKGQPLPKFGEWDVNDPASAEGYTVIFNKARDEKKTGGKPESPGKADPHTAKPALDPGKTASKKWFCCIQNPPAES
- the LOC112701818 gene encoding protein NOI4 isoform X1 is translated as MSQEKGQPLPKFGEWDVNDPASAEGYTVIFNKARDEKKTGGKPESPGKADPHTAKPALDPGKTASKKWFCCIQNPPAES
- the LOC112701817 gene encoding cellulose synthase-like protein E1 isoform X2, producing the protein MVVKRSDDEESLFETTKSRGSFLHRVFSVSLFVAICFVYAYRLTHIPTGGEDHGGGEDYYYGTWTWLGLLAAELWFGLYWVLTQAVRWNLVFRKTFKKRLAQRYEESKLPEVDIFVCTADPEVEPPIMVINTVLSHMAYDYPSEKLSVYLSDDAASDLTFYALLEASLFAKHWLPFCKKFNVQPTSPAAYFNNILLHHNHATKEFANIKIILHKKEPHNSKDEDGNYLPTLVYLAREKRPQHHHNFKAGAMNSLLRVSSVISNAKIILNVDCDMYSNSSESVKDALCFLMDEEKGHEIAFVQFPQTFENILKHDIYSSTLLSIVDVEMHGADHYGGPFYIGTCCFHRRDALSGMKFSVGYKNDLLKSERDYSIEENLHELEVKSKALASCTYEKNTLWGKEMGVRYGCLVEDVMTGLCIHLQGWKSVYYSPPRKAFYGVAPTTLLQALVQHKRWAEGQVQILLSEHCPALYGHGRISLGHQLGYSYCNCWALTSLSKLYYSIIPSLYLLRGIPLFPKMSSIWFIPFAYVIVGESARSLLEFVLFGSTIQGWWNDLRMVLYKGTSSYLFALIDSISKLFGLPDSPFTVTAKVMEEDVSERYEKQVMEFGAASPLFTVLATIALLNLFCLLGILKELALCEDWFETYKKMSLQILLCGFLVLINIPIYQGLFLRKDKGRLPSSIAIKSTVLALSTCILFNMLKD